A single genomic interval of Candidatus Bathyarchaeia archaeon harbors:
- a CDS encoding twin-arginine translocase TatA/TatE family subunit gives MAFIGPWEIALIAGVIILLFGAKRIPQLARSIGEAVKQYRRAVEGEEPPENQNELNTLIRTAKKLGINTVGKTPQEISDEILRKLRKT, from the coding sequence TTGGCCTTCATAGGTCCATGGGAGATAGCTCTAATAGCGGGCGTTATAATCTTATTGTTCGGCGCGAAGAGAATACCGCAGTTGGCGAGGTCGATAGGAGAAGCCGTTAAGCAGTATCGTAGGGCCGTTGAAGGGGAGGAGCCCCCTGAAAACCAAAACGAATTGAATACCTTAATTAGAACAGCGAAGAAGCTTGGAATAAACACGGTAGGAAAGACGCCTCAAGAAATTTCAGATGAAATTTTGAGAAAGCTGAGAAAAACCTAG